From Cydia strobilella chromosome 4, ilCydStro3.1, whole genome shotgun sequence, the proteins below share one genomic window:
- the LOC134741175 gene encoding myb/SANT-like DNA-binding domain-containing protein 4 isoform X2 has product MERRKASPEQLNMLLHFLEEDKELAIGKFTGLEGRVRQTNAWIKITEKLNANSGFGSGAIKTPDKWQQTWRDWKSNVKKKAFKIRKNRFTPGCNTSTQLTDSEEKILRLICTNTSAFGLPGVPETSALSSNHMVPSQSNVSNEICSSDPSTSSMKWPSDSQHFTQADIDMSLDDGVGGDMDQAMGSNEVSSAPVTGKPLWKRGRPVRLVHDRLLNLEEERIRIEKQKLLEKKRCNNIRLKMEKDRLEIERQRNMLLEKLLVAVEAVAHR; this is encoded by the exons ATGGAAAGGCGTAAGGCAAGCCCCGAGCAGTTAAACATGCTCCTGCACTTCTTAGAGGAGGATAAAGAGTTAGCGATAGGTAAATTCACAGGTTTGGAAGGTAGAGTTCGACAAACGAATGCGTGGATTAAAATTACCGAAAAACTAAATGCTAACTCTGGTTTTGGATCTGGTGCTATAAAGACTCCTGATAAATGGCAACAG ACATGGCGTGATTGGAAATCTAATGTGAAAAAGAAAGCTTTTAAGATACGCAAAAATCGCTTTACTCCCGGTTGCAATACAAGTACTCAGTTAACAGATTCTGAAGAGAAGATTCTTAGACTTATTTGCACAAATACTTCAGCATTTGGACTACCAGGAGTGCCTGAAACATCGGCTCTCTCATCAAATCATATG GTTCCATCTCAGAGTAATGTATCAAATGAGATATGCAGTTCAGATCCATCTACCAGCAGTAtg AAATGGCCATCAGATTCACAACATTTTACACAAGCAGACATTGACATGAGTTTAGACGATGGAGTAGGGGGTGACATGGACCAAGCAATGGGGTCCAATGAGGTGTCCTCTGCTCCAGTCACTGGGAAGCCTTTGTGGAAAAGGGGAAGACCAGTCA gacTTGTACATGACAGACTTTTAAACTTGGAAGAAGAGAGGATTAGAATAGAGAAGCAAAAACTTTTAGAAAAGAAGAGATGCAATAATATAAGACTCAAAATGGAGAAGGATAGACTTGAGATTGAGCGGCAAAGGAATATGTTATTAGAAAA ACTACTAGTTGCTGTAGAAGCTGTAGCACATAGATGA
- the LOC134741175 gene encoding myb/SANT-like DNA-binding domain-containing protein 4 isoform X1: MERRKASPEQLNMLLHFLEEDKELAIGKFTGLEGRVRQTNAWIKITEKLNANSGFGSGAIKTPDKWQQTWRDWKSNVKKKAFKIRKNRFTPGCNTSTQLTDSEEKILRLICTNTSAFGLPGVPETSALSSNHMAVPSQSNVSNEICSSDPSTSSMKWPSDSQHFTQADIDMSLDDGVGGDMDQAMGSNEVSSAPVTGKPLWKRGRPVRLVHDRLLNLEEERIRIEKQKLLEKKRCNNIRLKMEKDRLEIERQRNMLLEKLLVAVEAVAHR; this comes from the exons ATGGAAAGGCGTAAGGCAAGCCCCGAGCAGTTAAACATGCTCCTGCACTTCTTAGAGGAGGATAAAGAGTTAGCGATAGGTAAATTCACAGGTTTGGAAGGTAGAGTTCGACAAACGAATGCGTGGATTAAAATTACCGAAAAACTAAATGCTAACTCTGGTTTTGGATCTGGTGCTATAAAGACTCCTGATAAATGGCAACAG ACATGGCGTGATTGGAAATCTAATGTGAAAAAGAAAGCTTTTAAGATACGCAAAAATCGCTTTACTCCCGGTTGCAATACAAGTACTCAGTTAACAGATTCTGAAGAGAAGATTCTTAGACTTATTTGCACAAATACTTCAGCATTTGGACTACCAGGAGTGCCTGAAACATCGGCTCTCTCATCAAATCATATGGCA GTTCCATCTCAGAGTAATGTATCAAATGAGATATGCAGTTCAGATCCATCTACCAGCAGTAtg AAATGGCCATCAGATTCACAACATTTTACACAAGCAGACATTGACATGAGTTTAGACGATGGAGTAGGGGGTGACATGGACCAAGCAATGGGGTCCAATGAGGTGTCCTCTGCTCCAGTCACTGGGAAGCCTTTGTGGAAAAGGGGAAGACCAGTCA gacTTGTACATGACAGACTTTTAAACTTGGAAGAAGAGAGGATTAGAATAGAGAAGCAAAAACTTTTAGAAAAGAAGAGATGCAATAATATAAGACTCAAAATGGAGAAGGATAGACTTGAGATTGAGCGGCAAAGGAATATGTTATTAGAAAA ACTACTAGTTGCTGTAGAAGCTGTAGCACATAGATGA
- the LOC134740752 gene encoding putative nuclease HARBI1 → MNTLLKLKLLRGSSHREKIVRRHLRDVSDCVNLPDSYLLKNCGVNRIVFHRILLILEPVVPKTQRSNGIPFPLKVLLTLSFLASGSHQKSVGKDFYVNISQKSVSRVIKIIVEGLNFVLDKWVVFPSSSLQREQIKDGFYKKYHFPETIGCLDGTYVEIVCPRDDEEAFYDKKCQYSIHAQIMCDAGMVITAVCCRFGGASSNAYIWSKMNIRPFIEHVSKQGETGWIIANNKYPQLPWLMTPIPHVPQGTPESQYNHFHARTKSCINRCIAKLKGRWQCLHKRPLHYSPHRAAKIINACAVLHNLCIKGGLDTEPYVETDVPMMNEAIELPEDNMNDLYIGMEVRRQLAERIYYSL, encoded by the exons ATGAACactcttttaaaattaaaattgctacGAGGCAGTTCTCACAGAGAGAAAATAGTACGCAGGCACCTCCGAGATGTATCCGATTGTGTAAATCTGCCCGACTCGTATTTACTCAAAAACTGTGGAGTTAACCGGATAGTATTCCATCGAATTCTACTAATACTGGAGCCTGTTGTTCCCAAGACACAAAGGTCAAATGGTATACCATTCCCTTTAAAG GTACTGCTGACTTTGTCATTTCTGGCTAGTGGTTCCCATCAGAAGTCAGTCGGCAAAGATTTCTATGTCAATATTTCCCAAAAGTCAGTGAGTAGAGTTATCAAGATCATTGTGGAAGGACTCAACTTTGTGTTGGATAAATGGGTGGTATTTCCAAGTAGTTCCCTTCAGAGAGAGCAAATCAAAGATGG tttttacaaAAAGTATCACTTCCCTGAAACTATTGGTTGCCTAGATGGCACTTACGTTGAAATAGTGTGCCCCAGAGATGATGAGGAAGCATTCTATGACAAAAAATGCCAGTACTCCATACATGCCCAGATT ATGTGTGATGCGGGTATGGTGATAACTGCAGTGTGCTGCCGTTTCGGCGGGGCGTCGAGCAACGCGTACATCTGGAGCAAGATGAACATTCGGCCTTTTATCGAGCATGTCAGTAAGCAGGGCGAGACTGGCTGGATTATTG CTAACAACAAGTATCCGCAATTACCATGGCTTATGACACCAATCCCACACGTGCCCCAAGGCACGCCAGAATCCCAGTACAACCACTTCCACGCTCGCACGAAATCCTGCATCAACCGCTGCATCGCGAAATTAAAGGGCCGATGGCAGTGCCTTCATAAAAGACCTCTACATTACTCCCCCCATAGAGCCGCGAAGATTATCAACGCTTGTGCTGTGTTGCataatctttgcataaagggtgGGTTGGACACGGAGCCTTATGTGGAAACTGACGTGCCTATGATGAATGAAGCTATTGAACTGCCTGAAGATAATATGAATGACTTGTATATCGGTATGGAAGTGAGACGTCAACTGGCGGAAAGAATTTATTATAGTCTTTGA
- the LOC134740753 gene encoding nuclear pore complex protein Nup93-like: MGDSDFSKLLQQAEQLATEIEGNEELPRVERSLGQVLEASQELYSKVIQSGANDIQAHLLFGSKGIDLQQISQKLDTLSSKRTFEPLQPIADSDVESFLKNERENAILSLIDEVNRNALQTVEDQKWEHMVSEWNKEKIKLMNAMIGPSQNWLDLKCTAEPPSIADTPKKFGHSILDPVEVAYSKQVYQYNKLVFQGSKSRTPLYQKFAQVAEELNDPKVKEMWEIIKTMANVPLLAREEDPLKLRGNPTNQQYFIAQGKKYLEKRYKQYMSDVVRTNPSSALRGGEPGTYPLVRGFVALRLQAAPALSDGTIDDRPLWPMVYYCLRSGDATAALHCLRKAGRDHEEFIAALEEHISNPEKALSDKLQTAINFQYRIQVRNSTDPYKRAVYCVVGGCDPSDEHSEVARTADDYLWLKLAVIKSGSTQTESFTYSDLQKLILEEYGETHYHAYEKPLVYFQVLTLTGQFEPAIEFLSRIPRYRVHGVHMALALHDVYMLGTPRNVQAPLLSVDTEDPPPLRRLNLARLLLLYVRKFELTDPSDALHYYFFLRNLKDPEGKNLFMCCCTDLALECRDYELLFGRSDTNTGVRSPGLLDQFNNPHIDSKVIALNVAEQLVNKGLFEDAITVYDIADNLEKVLELFCMLLPQVLVAGGGGALRARLGPRADHVARRLRREGPALPPALVEAYTKLCKLITFFDQFHADNYDAALETLRECELVPLRRSELEARVAGARAARGALLRALPAVLRTVCTILVAQRQRLRAAPREAMLGAPHTNTDKQLEWLREQAEVLNTFAGNIAYRMPGDTYSQLAQMQILMH; this comes from the exons ATGGGTGACTCCGATTTTAGCAAGTTATTACAGCAAGCAGAACAGCTAGCAACAGAGATAGAAGGCAATGAAGAACTGCCGAGGGTTGAGCGCTCCTTAGGACAGGTGTTGGAGGCTTCTCAAGAGTTATATTCCAAAGTTATTCAATCTGGCGCCAACGACATCCAAGC CCATTTGCTGTTCGGTTCAAAAGGAATAGATTTGCAGCAAATATCTCAAAAGCTAGATACACTGAGTTCCAAACGCACATTTGAGCCCCTGCAGCCTATTGCGGATTCAGACGTAGAGAGTTTCTTAAAGAATGAGAGAGAAAATGCTATATTATCACTAATCGATGAAGTGAACAGAAAT GCACTACAAACAGTTGAAGACCAAAAATGGGAGCACATGGTCTCAGAATGGAACAAAGAGAAGATCAAGCTAATGAATGCCATGATAGGCCCGTCACAAAACTGGCTAGATTTAAAATGCACAGCAGAGCCCCCTAGCATTGCTGATACTCCCAAAAAGTTTGGACACTCTATCCTAGACCCGGTGGAGGTGGCATATTCAAAACAGGTCTACCAGTACAATAAGTTGGTGTTCCAAGGTTCTAAGTCGAGGACACCATTGTATCAGAAATTTGCACAGGTTGCTGAGGAGCTGAATGACCCT AAAGTGAAAGAGATGTGGGAAATTATAAAGACCATGGCCAATGTTCCACTGCTTGCAAGGGAGGAGGACCCTTTGAAGTTGCGAGGGAACCCCACCAACCAGCAGTATTTCATAGCACAAGGGAAGAAGTATTTGGAGAAGAG GTACAAGCAGTACATGAGCGACGTGGTCCGCACGAACCCCAGCAGCGCGCTGCGCGGCGGCGAGCCGGGCACCTATCCGCTCGTGCGGGGCTTCGTCGCCCTGCGCTTGCAGGCTGCGCCCGCGCTCTCTGACGGCACGATTGACGACCGTCCTCTCTGGCCTATGGTATACTACTGTTTGAGAAGTGGTGATGCTACTGCGGCGCTGCATTGCCTGAGGAAGGCTGG GCGAGACCATGAGGAGTTTATTGCGGCTCTGGAGGAGCACATCAGCAATCCAGAGAAGGCTTTAAGTGATAAGCTGCAAACTGCTATCAACTTCCAGTACAGAATCCAAGTTCGCAATTCAACTGATCCATATAAAAGAGCT GTATACTGCGTGGTTGGCGGCTGCGACCCGAGCGACGAACATTCCGAAGTAGCTCGCACGGCGGACGACTATCTGTGGTTGAAACTAGCGGTCATCAAGAGCGGCTCTACACAGACAGAGTCCTTCACTTACTCCGACTTGCAGAAACTGATCTTAGAAGAATACG GTGAAACACATTATCACGCGTACGAAAAACCACTGGTGTACTTCCAAGTCCTAACATTGACTGGACAGTTTGAACCGGCGATTGAATTCCTGTCAAGAATACCGAG ATATCGAGTGCATGGTGTTCACATGGCTCTGGCGCTACATGACGTCTACATGTTGGGCACACCTCGGAACGTCCAAGCACCGCTAC TGTCGGTAGACACGGAAGACCCGCCGCCGCTGCGCCGCCTCAACCTGGCCCGTCTGTTGTTGCTCTACGTGAGGAAGTTTGAGCTCACAGACCCCTCCGATGCTTTACACTACTACTTCTTTCTCAG aaACTTGAAAGACCCCGAAGGCAAGAACCTATTCATGTGCTGTTGCACGGATCTAGCTCTAGAGTGCCGGGACTACGAGCTGCTGTTCGGGCGCTCCGACACCAACACCGGCGTGCGCAGCCCCGGCCTGCTCGACCAGTTCAACAACCCGCACATTGACAGCAAA GTGATCGCCCTGAATGTTGCAGAGCAGCTCGTCAACAAAGGCCTGTTCGAAGATGCCATTACCGTTTATGACATAGCTGAT aaCCTCGAGAAAGTCCTAGAGCTATTCTGCATGCTGTTGCCCCAAGTGCTAGtagcgggcggcggcggcgcgctgcgcgcCCGCCTCGGCCCGCGCGCCGACCACGTGGCGCGCCGTCTGCGCCGGGAGGGGCCCGCGCTGCCGCCCGCACTCGTGGAAGCGTATACGAAACTGTGCAAGCTGATCACCTTCTTTGATCAGTTTCATGCAGATAATTACGATGCTGCATTGGAG ACGCTGCGCGAGTGCGAGCTAGTCCCGCTTCGCCGCAGCGAGCTAGAAGCACGCGTGGCGGGCGCCCGCGCAGCTCGCGGCgccctgctgcgcgcgctgccggCCGTGCTGCGCACCGTGTGCACCATCCTCGTGGCGCAGCGCCAGCGCCTGCGCGCCGCTCCGAGAGAGGCCATGCTGGGCGCGCCGCACACCAACACCGACAAG CAATTGGAATGGCTACGGGAGCAGGCGGAGGTGCTGAACACATTCGCGGGCAACATCGCGTACAGAATGCCCGGCGACACCTACAGCCAGCTGGCGCAGATGCAGATCCTTATGCACTAA